The following nucleotide sequence is from Labeo rohita strain BAU-BD-2019 chromosome 3, IGBB_LRoh.1.0, whole genome shotgun sequence.
GAAGAGAATCCGCAGTTCGCTCTCTCCGTATTTCACAAGTGGTCGACTGAAGGAGGTACAGTACAGGcccttaaagtgatagttcacccaaattctgtCATCTCTCATGTTGTAGAGTAAACCGTCCCTTTGATATGAGCTGTTTCAGACATTGGCAGTTATTTTCTCAGTATTCTCTACTTCTATATAGAACTTGTTGTTGCAGAACACtttattatgtgcttttatgtaatatttagatttgtattatttattttatactctACTTGTTGTACTCTGACACTTGTGTAACTAACActtatttgtaaatatgtttcAGATTTTTCCCATAGCTGTGACACATGCAGATCGTTTCAttcaaaatatgcaaaagaGAGCCCATGACCAACCAGTTAAAATAAAAGAGTAAGTGTGACATCTGTccttaaacaaaacataaagaGCATTCATAGTTAATCATTGACTTTACTGAAGTATCTACTGCAGTAGAATTctgtttacactaccagtcgaaggttttagaacagtaagattattcatgtttttctgttcaccaagcttgcatatatttggtccaaagtacagcaaaagcagtaatattttgaaatatttttactataatttttatacattttaaatgaactgttttctattcgaatatattttaaaatgtaatttattgcttaTTTCCTATTGACTGGTAGtacataaaaccataaaattcatttaaattatcaGTAAAGGTTTTGATTATTGTAGATGACATTAGCTTTGTTAAAAAGTAATGATATGTTAATGATCACTATATAATATATCTAATAAGACAAgcactatttttatttcagcattatGGCTCCATATAGTATGGATGTGGTCACCAGCTCCTCCTTTAGCGTTGACATGGACTCCATAAACAACGCAGATGATCCTTTCGTTACCAACATCAAGAAATTTTTCACGTTCAACCTGTTCAGTCCTCTCATTCTGATTTTAAGTATGTTTGTTGATTtgcattataaattaattttacaggTACTGTTTTGagatctaaaaatatatattttttatctcaGCTTTATTTCCCGCCCTTGCAAATCTTTTGGGAAAACTGGGGATAAGTCCTTTTTCAAGATCATCTATACAATTTTTCTACAGTGCCCTGAAAAAGATTAAGGACGATCACAACAACAAACCAGATGTATGTTTGTCATTATTTCACTCTTCAGCTACAGCTTCAGATTTTGCACAGATGTTGATGCTTCAGTAAATTAcatctttgtgtttttaatcaggGTCGGGTAGACTTTCTCAAACTCATGATCCAGAATCAAATACCTGGTGATCATTTTGAGGACACAGCTGAGCAACCAACAAAAGGTTTGAGATTTTACACATTATAGACTCTTTCATTTCAAATGCAACTTGTTTTCAAATAtgcttttttgtgaatttgataGGACTGACAGACCACGAGATTCTCTCCCAGTCCTTCGTTTTCATTCTCGGAGGTTATGAGACGACAAGCACCACTCTCACTTACCTCCTCTATAATCTTGCCACTAATCCAGACTGCCTGAAAAAGCTGGTTGAGGAGATTGACAAAAACTTCCCTCCTAATGTGAGAACAAAAAGGCTTCTGCTCTGTTATTAGATTTTGTGTAGagatttttatgtgtgtgtgtgtgtgtgtgtgtagggagtcaatcttaaagaaatagtttacccaaaaatcaggccatccaagatgtagatgagtttgtttcttcatcagaacagatttggagaaatttagcattacatttgctgaccaatggatcctctgaagtgaatgggtgccacaataatcacaataattcacaagttatccacacgactccagttcatcaattatgtcttgtgaagtgaaaagctttgtgtttgtaagaaacaaatcaattgttaaaatgttttaacttcaaactgttgtatCTAAAATACAAGTTCTCTGTCAATATTTTTTCCAgcatctcatctgaatcagaagAGAGTTATGCTtagatcaagcaccatttataCGAGAAAACTGTCTAAAactgttctaaacaaatatgttggtcggattttgatgtgaaagaaCAACATGGGACAGaccttttcactggaggaagtgttattatagattatgaaGTCatattttgaccaaaaaaaaatggtttaaagttgaAACGCCTTAATGGTGAATGTGTTTAACAACTTGGCTTTTCAGTTCATAAGACATtaaatgatggactggagtcatgtggattattgtaaagtttttagcagctgtttggactctcattctgacggcacccattcactgctaagGATCCATGTGTGCAAGTGATTgctacatttctcaaaatctgttctgatgaagaaacaaaatcatctacattttggatggcctcagtaaattttaaaactattcctttaaggcagTTTTAGCATTTAGTTGTTTTAATTAAGGAACAGGaagttgttttaaaacaaagccATAATATACATTGGcatgtcttgtttttttatttaattagactCCCATCACATATGAAGCACTGATGAAAATCGATTACTTGGAAATGGCCATCAATGAATCATTGCGCCTCTTTCCCACTGCACCACGCTTAGAGAGGCTCTCTAAGAAAACTGTGGAGATCAATGGGGTGACCATACCAAAGGACACTTTGGTTGGAATTCCTACATATGTTTTGAATCGTGACCCACAGCTTTGGGACTCTCCAGAGGAGTTCAGACCAGAGAGGTGATGTGATTCATCAGAAACTGATGCTTTCTGAGCATTTCCTGCACAGCCACAGTTCTTCTGACTTCAGTTTTTCTCATATATAACCTGATCTAAACTTTATGTGTCccttatcattttttacagGTTCAGCCCAGAAAGTAAGTCTGAGATTAACCAGTACGCTTTCATGCCTTTTGGACTCGGGCCTCGAAATTGCATTGGAATGAGATTCGCCCAAATGATCATGAAGCTTCTTGTTGTGAAGCTGCTTCAGAACTTCACTGTGGAAACATGTAAAGAGACACAGGTTGGTACATCATTTCATCAGTACATACACACTGGTTATGTGAAACAGACTGTTTTGCCTCTTAATTAAACAGGaagttaaaaatgcatattctttattttctcttgttttcaGATCCCTCTAGAGCTGAATGCTATTTTTCAGCCGAAGGCTCCCATCACACTGAAGTTTACACCAAGGTCTCGCTAGGCAAACGGATAATTAAAATGTAGAACATTTCCATATAATtgagttttttatatatatactatgttatacagcaaaaacaaaattacttgaAATTATATTACAGTTATTATGATTAAATACACCTTTTGCATCATATTTTTGGATTTGTGGTGCCGACAGTTTCAGCTCTtcctgattcattcattttgtatcTTTTACTTTGTatacactgttttaaatgtaaaaacacattattcaaAGTGTAtcattgtgtatgtttcatTAAACAGTATAAACAATGAATGCAATGTAAAGAgttattattttagctgtgtgagACAGGATCATGTGCTTTAATAAGAGACAAGAGAACACACActtcatttttctgttttgattaGAAGGTTACtgtaaaatatctgtaaaataatatgaaagataaggtttttttccatataatggacttcaatggtgccccgattttgaacttgcgaaatgcagtttaaatgcagcttcaaagggctccaaacGATCCCATCCGCGGAAGAAgtgttttatctagcgaaacgatccatcttttttttttttttttttttgtatatgttttGAATTCATGTTAtggaatcacgtctaagttcatcgtctgtgtaatccggctcaaaaaggtagagtatggcgaaaaactccatctcattttctcgtACAACTTCGGAATCGTCTTtacacgttcactttgtaaacactgggtcagttgTTCCGCCTACGTCgagcgtgacctttcgacgtgattcaacagtacatagcgtcgtggacgtgcatcccagagctagtgctacacaagcttttgtgcttaaaaagtatacaaatttgtatttttaggaaaaattgacagatcgtttcggtagataagacccttcttctgtggatgggatcgtttaaagccctttgaagctgcatttaaacgacattttgcaagttcaatatcgaggcaccattgaagtccattatatggaaaaaaaatcctgtaatgctttctttaaaaaccataatttctttacgactgaagacagaaagacatgaacatcttggatgacaagggggtgagtaaattaatggtaaattgttgttctggaagtggacttctcctttaacttgtCTGTTTAGATATATTCCTTTATTTTATAGTTGGCTCACATCTGACAGCTATTGGTTTTCTTCGTTGTTCTATTCCCCAGTTGTTTTAGCATAACTATTATGATGTGGGTGTTTTGGTTTTAATGacaggtttaaaaaaatgaactacACATTAAAAGTCAGCTTCCAAAACAACTGCTAAAGATCTCTTCTGTGTGACAAACAGACCccttatttataatattaggtaaacaaactgcaaaaaattgTTCTGGACTTTGATATTAAATTATCTTTAGTAGCAACAccaggaaaacaaaaaaacaaaaatctacagAACTGATGTGTGATGTGGAAAACATAGTTATTCTGTCAAcactaaactttatttttgtctcACTGATAACTGTTACACAGGGCTGTTATTATGCAACGCCCACAATAAAACGTATCAAAAATTGTGATTGgtaggggtttttttttacagacggCTGAAACAACCAATAACATACAAACACCTGTAGCGCCCTCTGTTCATACTTAAGATTCATCAAAGAGTTGCATCAGTTgagaatttttttcttctcactACTAAAGATTTGATTTGGTTTGTTTAATACTATGGCAGCATTGTACCACATCAAAAGAGACTGTAGCACTGTTTGCCAACTCAAACACAATCCCTGCATACAGAAACTAACCTTCACAGTCCAGCCAGCAGCCTGTTTTGTCTCAGTCCTCTATTCTGAAGTCTCTCTGCTACTCTTTTTGTCCAATGGGTGTCACTATAAACTgttagaatacatttttaacattgctCTTTGCATGAGTTTGTTTTATTGAGATTTTTAGCTCGAGGTTTACTCTATTGTGAGGTGAGTAGAAACGATGTGATACTCTATTTGACAATGTAAGACGATTCCGTTTATGttggaaattacatttt
It contains:
- the LOC127160450 gene encoding cytochrome P450 3A40-like is translated as MIELSSLSVTWTLVVLVLTLLFIYGIWPHGFFKKLGIPGPRPLPFFGTFLSYTKGFYNFDMECYKKYGKVWGIYDGRLPILMVADLEMIKAIMVKECYSTFTNRRETNADLAGPFADGITLVKDERWKRIRSSLSPYFTSGRLKEIFPIAVTHADRFIQNMQKRAHDQPVKIKDIMAPYSMDVVTSSSFSVDMDSINNADDPFVTNIKKFFTFNLFSPLILILTLFPALANLLGKLGISPFSRSSIQFFYSALKKIKDDHNNKPDGRVDFLKLMIQNQIPGDHFEDTAEQPTKGLTDHEILSQSFVFILGGYETTSTTLTYLLYNLATNPDCLKKLVEEIDKNFPPNTPITYEALMKIDYLEMAINESLRLFPTAPRLERLSKKTVEINGVTIPKDTLVGIPTYVLNRDPQLWDSPEEFRPERFSPESKSEINQYAFMPFGLGPRNCIGMRFAQMIMKLLVVKLLQNFTVETCKETQIPLELNAIFQPKAPITLKFTPRSR